The Streptomyces sp. NBC_00569 genomic sequence CGAGCGGCGGCGCAGCTCGTCGAAGGTGAAGCGGCCCTCGCGGCCGTCCTCCTCGACGATGTGCAGGGCCGTCTTCCCGTTGCCGTCGGCGATGGCGTCGAACCAGTCGAGGGCCCAGTTGAACCGCTCGGGGCGCGGCCAGGCGAAGCCCTCGTACGCGGTGGTGTAGTCGTCCGCGTTGCGCAGCAGGAAGTCCCTCGCCGTGCGGAACTGCTCGGTCGGGCTCGGATCCGTACCGCTGGTCGCCGTCGTCATGTGTCCTCCTCATTGCGGACCGTGCATGCCATCGTGTAATCCGTGACGCAGATCTCACCACCCCCGGACGGGGGTGGTGGACGACCCGCTCTCTGGAGGGACACGGCGAGTGAGCGCAGACGGGGCCGACGCGGTGGAGATGCGTGCCGCTCTGGTGCGGCTGCGGCGGGGCACCGGACTGCCCGTCGCGTTCGGCGGACTCATGGCGGGCGGCGCCGGCTCGGTGCGCATCGGTGAGCTGAGCGGCGCGGTGACGGGCGCGCTCCGCGGTCTCGCCATCGCGACGGGCAACGGCCTGGGCGGCAAGGCGCTCGCCCTGTCCCGGCCGTGCGCCGTCACGGACTACCCGGTGTCGCGGCACATCAGCCATGAGTACGACGCGGCGGTCGCGGCCGAGGGCCTGCTCTCGGTCCTCGCGGTCCCCGTCGTCGTACGCCGCCGGGTCCGGGGCGTCCTCTACGGCGCCCTGCGCACCGCCCAACCACTGGGCGACCGCACGCTGGGCGAGGCGGTCGCCGCCGCGCGCGACGTGGAACAGGCACTGGTGGTACGGGACGAGGCGCGCGCGCTGCTGGCGGCGGTGGCGGGAGCGGGAGCCGCCGGCCCGGTGGCCGGCGGGATGGCCGGGGCGGTGGCCGGTGCGGGTGGTCCGGCGGCCGGTTCGGGGGCCGTTGCGGCGGTCGGCTCGGCGGCGTGGGAGGAGGTGCGGGAGGCGCACGGTGCGCTGCGGGCGCTCGCGCCTCGCGTCGTGGATCCGGCACTGCGCGAGGAACTCCTCGCGGTGTGCGGGCGGCTCGCCTCGGCGACGGCTCCGCCACGGGTACGCGACGTGGGCCTCACCCCACGCGAGGTGGACGTCCTCGCGTGCGTGGCCACGGGCGCGACGAACGCGGTCACGGCCGAGCGGCTCGGCCTGCGGTCCGAGACGGTCAAGGGCTATCTGCGGTCGGCGATGCGGAAACTGGGCGCGCACACGCGCCTGGAGGCCGTGGTGGCGGCGCGGAGGGCAGGGCTGCTGCCTTAGCCGCTCCTCGAGGGCAAGGCCCTCGGTGACCGGGAGCACCGCCTCAGGCGCTCCATGGACGCGAAAGGGGGGAGCGGGACATGCTGGGCGCCATGGTGTCCACAGACCGGTATCTCGCCTTCGCGGCGATGTCGCTCCTCGTGATCGTGATCCCTGGGCCGAGCGTGCTGTTCGTGATCGGGCGCGCGCTCGCGCACGGCCGGCGGACGGCGGTCGCGACGGCGCTCGGCAATGTCATCGGCTCGTACGTGCTCGTGGTGGCCGTGGCACTCGGGATCGGTTCCCTGGTGGAGCGCTCGGCCGGGGTGTTCATGGCCGTGAAGCTGGCGGGAGCCGCGTATCTGGTCCTCCTCGGCGTGCAGGCTTTCCGGCACCGCAAAGAGATGCGGGCCGAGGACATCCGGGGGCCGCAGGGCCCGCCGCGCGGAGATCTGCGAACGGTGGCGGACGGCGCGCTCGTCGGGGTCACCAACCCCAAGGGCATCGTCTTCTTCGCGGCGGTCCTGCCGCAGTTCGTGGACCACTCGGCCGGTCAAGTGCCGGCACAGATGCTCCTGTTGGGACTGATGCCTATCTCGATCGGCCTGGTCACGGACACGCTGTGGGGCCTGACGGCGTCCGCCGCGCGTACGTGGTTCGCCCGGTCCGACCGGCGCCTGTCACTGATCGGCGGCACGGGAGGCTTCGCGATGATCGGCCTGGGCGTGACGGTCGCGGCGACGGGCCGCGCCGACTGATCCCCGGCGGACGGCTTCCGACGATCACCCCGCGCCGGCCGCATTTGGGCCATATATCCTGCGCAGTGGCCGAAGTGACAGCCGTTTCGACACGCAAGGCGGAGACATGGCAGAGCGGCGGGCCCGCCCCGGAGTGGAACCGAAGAAGTACATGTGGCGCCGCACCACCGGACAGCCACCGGTGAACCGGCCCAGGCTCGACACCACTCCGCCCCCGCCCGCCGCACCCACGAGCCCCGGGCCGGAGACGGCCAGCGTGGTGCAGGCGGCGCTGTACCGGGACGGGGTACGGGTGTCGTCGCCCGCGACGCTCGCCGAGACGTTCCGCGAGCTGCGCGAGCAGCCGGACGGCATGGCGTGGATCGGCCTGGCCCGCCCGACCGAGTCCGAGCTCCTCTCCCTGGCGGCCGAGTTCGACCTGCATCCGCTCGCGGTCGAGGACGCTCTGGAGGCACATCAGCGGCCGAAGCTGGAGCGGTACGGGGACACGCTGTTCGTCGTCCTGCGCGCCGCCCGCTACCTGGACGCGCCGGAGGAGGTCGAGTTCGGGGAGCTGCACGTGTTCGTCGGCGCGGACTTCGTCATCACGGTCCGCCACGGCGCGGCCCCCGACCTGTCCGGTGTGCGCCGCCGCATGGAGGACTCCCCCGAGCTGCTGAAACTCGGCCCCGAGGCGGTGCTCTACGCGATCCTCGACGCGGTCGTGGACGGCTACGCCCCGGTCGTCGCCGGCGTCCAGACGGACATCGACGAGATCGAGACGGAGGTGTTCAGCGGTGCGCCCGAGGTGTCCCGGCGCATCTACGAACTCTCGCGCGAGATGGTCGAGTTCCAGCGCGCGACCCGCCCCCTGGTGGGCATGCTGCACGGCTTGATGGCGGGCTTCGCCAAGTACGGCACGGACGAGGAACTCCAGCGCTACCTGCGGGACGTGGCCGACCACGTCACGCACACCAGCGAACGGGTCGACGGCTTCCGCCAGGCCCTCGCGGACATCCTGACGGTGAACGCGACGCAGGTGACCCAGCAGCAGAACGCGGAGATGCGGGCACTGGCGGAGGCGGGCTTCGAGCAGAACGAGGAGATCAAGAAGATCTCGTCCTGGGCGGCCATCCTCTTCGCCCCGACCCTGGTCGGCACGATCTACGGCATGAACTTCGACCACATGCCGGAGCTGGGCTGGGGGTTCGGCTACCCGTTCGCGATCCTTCTGATGGCGGTGGTGTGTGTGAGCCTGTACTTCATCTTCAAGCGGCGGGACTGGCTGTGACGACGAGCGGACCGGCGAGAGCCGCTGCGCCGTCCGCACGCCTCAGATGCTGTCCGGGGCGGCGACGAGGCCGACCGGCATGCCCAGTTGCGCACATGTCGGCCTCCTGAGACCTGCGTCCAGCTGCGGTCGAGGCCGAGGAGAAGCGCTGCCGCGCCCGTCGCGACGAACGTGCTCAGCGTCGACCGGCGGCGTTCCGAGAGCCACTCATTCCGACGGCGTTGAGTGGGTGCTGATTCATGCACGAGCTCCTCGGGAACGTCGGCCGCCGGCCAGGTCGAAGGGCGAAACTACGGCACCGCGCGCGTCCGCCGGCGATGCGCGCGGAGGGTGTCGCCCCGCGCCGGCGGCGCCCCGTTCACGGCCGCCTTTCGTCGTTCGTCAGGCGGGGATCTGCTCGTCGTCGGTCCGTTCGGTGCGCCCGAGCGCGAGATCGATGATCAGTCGCCAGTTCATGGCCGGCGCAGGCGCGACGGTGCCCGGACGGTCGCGCGGCACCAGGACCCGCAGCGCGCCCGGGCGCAGCGTGCACACGACCGGGGTGGGCATCTGCAGCGCCTCGCCGTCGACCGCGACGGGGATCTCGTCCGTGCCGCCGGTCACCTCGACCCGATGTGCGGTCATGACGGTCAGCCCCGTGGACTGCGTGCCCCGCACCGCCAGATCGGCGGCCTGCGCCGCGTCCTCCACCCGGATCCCGAGCACCCCCAGCTCGCCGTCGTCGAGCCTGGGCCGACGGCCGCCGGCGCTGATCTCGTCGGGTGAGACGTACGGATTGTTGCTGACCAGCAGGGCCTGCTGGTCGGAGAGCACGGTGCCGTCGACCTGTGCGTCGAGCCGTCGCACCCCTTCGCCGAGCAGCAGGTCCGGCATGAGGGACAGCACCGTGCCCGCCTTGTCGTCGCGGTACTCGGGCCGTTGCACGACGTCGGCGTACACCCCGAAGGACACGGTGTTGACGAAGGCCCGGCCGCCGACGTCGCCGAGGTCGACCCGGAGCTCCTCGCCGTCGGTCAGCGCGCCGAGGCAGCGAGAGGGGTCGGAGCGGTCGAGGCCCAGGTCCATGGCGAAGTGGTTACGGGTGCCCGCCGAGACGACGAGGAACGGCAGGTCGTGCTCGGCGGCGACCGCCGCGACCAGGGCCTGGGTGCCATCGCCGCCCGCGACGCCGAGCAGGTCCGCGCCCTCCGCCACGGCCCGCCGGGCCAGCGCGGCGACGTCGGCCGGGGCGGACGGGTCGAGCAGGATCACCCGCGCGCCGAGTTCCTCCGCGCGCTCGACCAGCCCGAAGCGGCCGACCTTCCCGCCCCCGGACTTCGGATTCATGATCAGGACCGGACGGTTCGGCGGGGGCACGGCGATCGCCCGCCACGGGCGTTCCGGCCGCGACCTGCGCAGCGCCGCCCGGCCGGAGGCCGCCGCCGCGGCCCAGCACAGGCACAGGCCCAGAGCCGTCAGCCACACACCGTAGTGCGCGAAGACCATCAGGACGGCGACGGGTGCCACGACCGCGAGGAGCGCCCCGAGCAGCCGCACCGCGCCGCGGTGCGCCACGAACCACCAGACGCCCGCGGCGCAGGCGACCAGCCCGAGGAGCCCGGCTCCGACGATGACGAGCCCGCCCTCCCCCAGGGCGAGCGCGAGCACGGCCACCGAAGCCATCGCCGCGAGCACGGCCAGACGCGCCAACAGGCGCGCGGCCCCACTGTCTTCGGGGCCCTTCGCACGCTTCGTGCCCATGTCGTCCTCTCCGTGCCGTTGCCGACCGCGAGCCCGGTCCGGGCAACCTGCCTGCGCACTCCCGTACCGAACAGCATCCCAGCGGGCCGTGAGGCGGCCCCGCACACCGCGCTGAGACGAACAAGAACGAATCGAAGCACCCCAGACCGTGCACGACCGGAGGCGACCCGCGCACTGGATCGTCCACGACGGAGATGATCAGGGCAACTGCCCCGTCCGGCCGTCGGGCGGACGTTCGCTGCGGCCCGGGGCGATCAGGCCCCGGGCGGCGACCTCGGCGAACAGGGCCTGGGCCATCCGCTGACCCTCCACGAGGCCCAGGGCGCGCAGCCGTTCGTCCATCCGGTCGGGTGCTGCCATGGTGCCGTTCCTCTTCCGTTTCACCCGAACCCCGCTTCACCCGAACCCCGTTCAGCCCGAGTCAGGCGCCCGGAACGGAGTTGTGCCGGTCGAGGGCGAGCCAGACGCGGTCCCGGGTGACCGGCATCTCGGTGAACCGGATGCCGGTGGCGTCGCGCAGCGCGTTGGCGAAGGCGGGGGCGACCGGGTTGAACGGGCTCTCGCTCATCGACTTGGCGCCGAGCGGGCCGATGGCGTCGGTGGTCTCCATGAAGTGGACCTCGGTGCGCGGGACGTCGGCGTACTGCGGGAGGCGGTAGCGGCGGAAGGCGGCGGTCGTGACCTCGCCGCGGTCGTCGACGCGCACCGTCTCGAAGAGCGTCGCCCCGAGCGCCTGCGCGACGCCTCCCTCGACCTGGCCGCGGCACTGCATCGGGTTCATGACCTTGCCCGCGTCGGCGGCGTGGACGCTGCGCAGGATGCGGATCTCGCCGGTGTCGGGGTCGACGGCGAGGCGGAACCACTGGGCGTTGAAGGCGACGGAGCGGGGCGAGCCGCCCCAGTGGCCGTCGGCGGCCACCTCGTCCGTCGCGCCCTTCGCCTCGGCCGCCTCGTACAGCTCCTTCAGCGTCACCACCCGGCCCGCGCAGTCGACGGCCTCGGCGCCGAGTACGCACAGATGGCGGGCGACCCCCGTGTGCCGGGCCGCGAAGGTCCGCAGCCGTTCGGCGAGCGACCCGGCGGCGAGAAGGACGGCCTTGCCGGCCACCACCGTGCCGGCGGAGCCGAAGGCGCCGGTGTCGTGGCGGACGACGTCGGTGTCGGACTGCCGGACCGTGAGACGGTCCTCGGTGGTGTTCAGCGCGCCGGCGGTGATCTGCTTGTGGACGGTGGTGGTGCCGTTGCCGAACTCGGCCGTGCCGACGGCGATGTCGTACGTCCCGTCGGCCAGGAGGGACACGCGGGCGTCGGCGTAATGCCCGCCGGGCGGGCCGGTCGCGATCATCGCCATGGCCGTGCCCTGCCCGACCAGCCAGCCCTCGGGGGCCTGCTCGGCGCTGGTGTCCTCGGCGATCGCCTTGCGCACGACCCCCAGGCACTGGTCGAGGCCGTACGAGGCGATGTGGAGATCCTCCTCCTCGCCGATCGGGCTGAGCATGTGCTCGCCGGGGCCGATGATGTTCTTCTCCCGGAAGACCAGCGGATCCATGCCGAGACGGCGGGCCAGCTCGTCCATGACCGATTCGACGGCGAAGGTGACCTGGCCGAGGCCGTATCCGCGGAAGGCGCCCGCCGGGACGACGTTCGTGTAGACGGAGAACGCGTCGACCTTCTTGTGCGGGGCGCGGTAGACGGCGAACGACTCGCCGACGCTGTGGAACATGACGGCGGGGCCGTGGTTGCCGTAGGCGCCGGTGTTGGAGACGACGCGCATCTGGATCGCGGTCAACGTGCCGTCGGCGCGGGCGCCGACCTTGATGCCGATGGTGAAGGGGTGGCGGGTGGTCGCTCCGTAGAACTGCTCCGCGCGGGTGTACTCCAGCTTCACCGGCCGCCGCAGTTTCAGCGCCGCCAGCGTGACGATGTCCTCGGTCAGCATCTCCTGCTTGCCGCCGAAGCCGCCGCCCACGCGCCCGGCGACGACGCGCACCTCGTCCTCGGGCAGCCCGTACAGGGCGCACAGGGCGCGGCGCGTCAGGAACGGGGTCTGGGTGGAGGAGCGGACGGTGAGGCGTTCACCGGTGCCGTCCTCCTTGGGCTCGAAGTAGGCGACGCAGCCGTGGGTCTCCAGGCTGGCGTGCTGGACGCGCTGCGTGCGGAAGGTCTCTTCGTAGAAGACGTCGGCGTCGGCGAAGCCGTCCGCGACGGAGCCGATCTCACCGTGCACTTCGCCGGCGACGTTGTTCTCCACGCGGGAGATCCGCGCCTCGGGGCCCTTGCCCTCGTGGATGACGGGGGCGCCGGGGGCCATCGCCTTCTCGGGGTCGGTGACGTGAGGGAGTTGCTCGTAGACGACTTCCACCCGTCGGCAGCCTTCCTCGGCGGCCTGTTCGCTGTCGGCGACCACGGCGGCGACGCGCTGGCCGACGTAGCGGACGGTGTCGTCGAGGACGCGGGTGTCGTCGGGGTCCTCGGTGGGGTGCTCGTGACGGGCCGAGGAGTACAGGGTCCCGGGGGCGTCCTCGTGGGTGAGGACGGCGTGCACGCCGGGCACGCGCAGCGCGTCCGCCGTGTCGATGGAGACGATGCGGGCGTGCGGGTGCGGGGAGCGCAGCAGCTTCATGTGGAGGAGGCCGGGCACCTCGACGTCGAAGGTGTAGCGAGCGGTGCCGGTCACGACCTGGGGGCCCGCGGGCGCGCCGAGGCTCTTGCCGACCGCCTTGCCCGCACAGGGGCGTTCGGTGTGCCGCACGCCCCGCACGGAGTCCTCGATGGCGCGGTATCCGGTGCACCGGCAGATGTTGCCCTTGAACGCGCGGGGCAGGTCCGACAGCTTGCCGTCGTCGTGTTCGGTGCCCTGCTCGGCTTCGAGGGCGGCCGTCGTCATCAGGAATCCGGCGGTGCAGAAGCCGCACTGGAACCCCTGGGCGCCGAGGAACTTCTGCTGGACGGGGTGGAGTTCACCCTCCGGGGACGCGAGGCCCTCGACGGTCGTCACGGAGCGGCCCTGCGCCCGTACGGCCGGATACAGGCAGCTGTGCACCGGCTCCCCGTCCACGTGGACCGTGCAGGCGCCGCAGTCGCCCGCGTCACAGCCCTTCTTCACCCCGAACCAGCCGCGCTCGCGCAGATACGTACGCAGACACTGGCCCGCCCGTGGCTCGGTGTCGAAGTGCTGGGCGTTGACCTCGATGTCGAAGCTCATCGTGCACCGTCCTGGGAGAGCCGGGTCAGTTCGTGGCGGACTTCCTCGGCGAGGCGGAAGCCCATGTGCCGCCGCCACTCGGGCA encodes the following:
- a CDS encoding helix-turn-helix transcriptional regulator, with product MSADGADAVEMRAALVRLRRGTGLPVAFGGLMAGGAGSVRIGELSGAVTGALRGLAIATGNGLGGKALALSRPCAVTDYPVSRHISHEYDAAVAAEGLLSVLAVPVVVRRRVRGVLYGALRTAQPLGDRTLGEAVAAARDVEQALVVRDEARALLAAVAGAGAAGPVAGGMAGAVAGAGGPAAGSGAVAAVGSAAWEEVREAHGALRALAPRVVDPALREELLAVCGRLASATAPPRVRDVGLTPREVDVLACVATGATNAVTAERLGLRSETVKGYLRSAMRKLGAHTRLEAVVAARRAGLLP
- a CDS encoding LysE family translocator, which codes for MVSTDRYLAFAAMSLLVIVIPGPSVLFVIGRALAHGRRTAVATALGNVIGSYVLVVAVALGIGSLVERSAGVFMAVKLAGAAYLVLLGVQAFRHRKEMRAEDIRGPQGPPRGDLRTVADGALVGVTNPKGIVFFAAVLPQFVDHSAGQVPAQMLLLGLMPISIGLVTDTLWGLTASAARTWFARSDRRLSLIGGTGGFAMIGLGVTVAATGRAD
- a CDS encoding magnesium and cobalt transport protein CorA; translated protein: MAERRARPGVEPKKYMWRRTTGQPPVNRPRLDTTPPPPAAPTSPGPETASVVQAALYRDGVRVSSPATLAETFRELREQPDGMAWIGLARPTESELLSLAAEFDLHPLAVEDALEAHQRPKLERYGDTLFVVLRAARYLDAPEEVEFGELHVFVGADFVITVRHGAAPDLSGVRRRMEDSPELLKLGPEAVLYAILDAVVDGYAPVVAGVQTDIDEIETEVFSGAPEVSRRIYELSREMVEFQRATRPLVGMLHGLMAGFAKYGTDEELQRYLRDVADHVTHTSERVDGFRQALADILTVNATQVTQQQNAEMRALAEAGFEQNEEIKKISSWAAILFAPTLVGTIYGMNFDHMPELGWGFGYPFAILLMAVVCVSLYFIFKRRDWL
- a CDS encoding diacylglycerol/lipid kinase family protein; this encodes MGTKRAKGPEDSGAARLLARLAVLAAMASVAVLALALGEGGLVIVGAGLLGLVACAAGVWWFVAHRGAVRLLGALLAVVAPVAVLMVFAHYGVWLTALGLCLCWAAAAASGRAALRRSRPERPWRAIAVPPPNRPVLIMNPKSGGGKVGRFGLVERAEELGARVILLDPSAPADVAALARRAVAEGADLLGVAGGDGTQALVAAVAAEHDLPFLVVSAGTRNHFAMDLGLDRSDPSRCLGALTDGEELRVDLGDVGGRAFVNTVSFGVYADVVQRPEYRDDKAGTVLSLMPDLLLGEGVRRLDAQVDGTVLSDQQALLVSNNPYVSPDEISAGGRRPRLDDGELGVLGIRVEDAAQAADLAVRGTQSTGLTVMTAHRVEVTGGTDEIPVAVDGEALQMPTPVVCTLRPGALRVLVPRDRPGTVAPAPAMNWRLIIDLALGRTERTDDEQIPA
- a CDS encoding molybdopterin-dependent oxidoreductase is translated as MSFDIEVNAQHFDTEPRAGQCLRTYLRERGWFGVKKGCDAGDCGACTVHVDGEPVHSCLYPAVRAQGRSVTTVEGLASPEGELHPVQQKFLGAQGFQCGFCTAGFLMTTAALEAEQGTEHDDGKLSDLPRAFKGNICRCTGYRAIEDSVRGVRHTERPCAGKAVGKSLGAPAGPQVVTGTARYTFDVEVPGLLHMKLLRSPHPHARIVSIDTADALRVPGVHAVLTHEDAPGTLYSSARHEHPTEDPDDTRVLDDTVRYVGQRVAAVVADSEQAAEEGCRRVEVVYEQLPHVTDPEKAMAPGAPVIHEGKGPEARISRVENNVAGEVHGEIGSVADGFADADVFYEETFRTQRVQHASLETHGCVAYFEPKEDGTGERLTVRSSTQTPFLTRRALCALYGLPEDEVRVVAGRVGGGFGGKQEMLTEDIVTLAALKLRRPVKLEYTRAEQFYGATTRHPFTIGIKVGARADGTLTAIQMRVVSNTGAYGNHGPAVMFHSVGESFAVYRAPHKKVDAFSVYTNVVPAGAFRGYGLGQVTFAVESVMDELARRLGMDPLVFREKNIIGPGEHMLSPIGEEEDLHIASYGLDQCLGVVRKAIAEDTSAEQAPEGWLVGQGTAMAMIATGPPGGHYADARVSLLADGTYDIAVGTAEFGNGTTTVHKQITAGALNTTEDRLTVRQSDTDVVRHDTGAFGSAGTVVAGKAVLLAAGSLAERLRTFAARHTGVARHLCVLGAEAVDCAGRVVTLKELYEAAEAKGATDEVAADGHWGGSPRSVAFNAQWFRLAVDPDTGEIRILRSVHAADAGKVMNPMQCRGQVEGGVAQALGATLFETVRVDDRGEVTTAAFRRYRLPQYADVPRTEVHFMETTDAIGPLGAKSMSESPFNPVAPAFANALRDATGIRFTEMPVTRDRVWLALDRHNSVPGA